A genomic stretch from Streptomyces venezuelae ATCC 10712 includes:
- a CDS encoding glycosyltransferase: protein MIGYYVHHQGRGHLHRAGCIAAHSPMRVTVLSSLPRPAAWQGDWVVLPPDATDAPTDPTARGRLHWVPLHHPGHRERMAVIAEWIRGADPALFVSDVSVEAATLARLMGTPVVVAAMRGDRQDEAHRLAYALADALLAPWPSSLPEPDWPAHWRAKTVHTGSISRYDGRPRPRPDTEAPPHRKEVVVMLGAGGTDTSASQLQEARRAAPEWTWTVLGGPRAPWIEDPWPVLCRASVVITHAGQNAVAECAAARAPSIVIPQERPHGEQHATARALAEGGLATVCDTWPPPHAWPALLAETVARPDRWADWSPGDGARRAARVLTDLALRPSGATGA, encoded by the coding sequence GTGATCGGCTACTACGTCCACCACCAGGGCCGCGGACATCTGCACCGCGCCGGCTGCATCGCCGCCCACTCACCTATGCGGGTCACCGTCCTGTCCTCCTTGCCGCGGCCCGCGGCATGGCAGGGGGACTGGGTGGTCCTGCCGCCGGACGCCACCGATGCTCCCACCGACCCGACGGCCCGGGGACGCCTGCACTGGGTCCCCCTGCACCACCCCGGCCACCGCGAACGCATGGCCGTCATCGCCGAGTGGATCAGAGGCGCGGACCCGGCTCTGTTCGTCAGCGACGTCTCCGTGGAAGCCGCCACCCTGGCGCGCCTCATGGGAACCCCGGTCGTCGTCGCCGCCATGCGGGGCGACCGACAGGACGAGGCCCACCGCCTCGCCTACGCCCTCGCGGACGCCCTCCTGGCTCCATGGCCGTCCTCCCTCCCCGAACCGGACTGGCCCGCCCACTGGCGCGCCAAGACCGTGCACACCGGCAGCATCTCCCGCTACGACGGCCGTCCACGTCCCCGGCCCGACACCGAGGCACCGCCCCACCGCAAGGAGGTGGTGGTGATGCTGGGCGCCGGCGGAACGGACACCAGCGCCTCCCAGCTCCAGGAGGCGCGACGAGCCGCCCCCGAGTGGACCTGGACCGTCCTCGGAGGACCCCGGGCTCCCTGGATCGAGGACCCCTGGCCCGTTCTGTGCCGGGCGAGCGTGGTGATCACTCACGCGGGACAGAACGCCGTCGCGGAGTGCGCCGCCGCTCGGGCCCCGAGCATCGTCATCCCCCAGGAAAGGCCCCACGGAGAACAGCACGCCACTGCGCGGGCGCTGGCCGAGGGCGGCCTGGCGACCGTATGCGACACCTGGCCCCCTCCCCACGCCTGGCCGGCGTTGCTGGCCGAGACCGTCGCCCGCCCGG